The stretch of DNA TAACTTCTCAAACTTCTGGTAAAGGGAAATTAGTTAAAAAAGTACTAATATCTGAAGATGTATATATTTTTGAAAAAAAATCTATAGTAGAATATTATTTTTCAATATTGTTAGACCGTAATTTAGAAAGAAATATTATTATTTACTCTAAAGAAGGTGGAATAAATATAGAAGAAAAATCTAATATAATATATACTGAGCAAATAGATCCAATATTAGGATTACAGTTATTTCAAACTAGAAAAATAGGATTTAATTTAGGATTATCTAAAGATTTGTTATCTAAATTTAATAAGTTTTTAAAAATTCTTTATAAAGCATATCAATATTATGATTCTTTATTATTGGAAATAAATCCTTTAATAATAAATAAAGAAAATAAAATAATTCCAGTAGATATAAAAATGGTTTTAGATGATAATGCTTTATTTCGTCATAAAAAATATACAAATTATAATGAAAACGAGGATATTAATGATCTCGAGAAAAAAGCAATAAAATATGATCTAAACTTTATAAAGTTAGATGGAAATGTGGGTTGTATGGTAAATGGAGCTGGATTAGCTATGGCAACTATGGATATGATTAAATTATGTGGTGGTAAACCGGCTAATTTTTTAGATATAGGAGGATCAGCAGATAGAGAAAGAGTAAAAAATGCCTTTTCTATAATTTTAAATGATAAATCAGTAAAAACTATATTAATAAATATATTCGGTGGAATAGTTCGTTGTGATACAGTAGCAAAAGGAGTAGTTGATTCTTATTCTAAAAGAAATATTAAGATACCAATTATTGTTCGTTTGCAAGGAACAAATGAAAAAAATGCCAAAGAAATACTTGATAACAGTAAATTACCTATTTATTATACTGATTCTTTAAAAGAAGCAGCTAACAAAATCAGAGAAATATTATTATCATTATAAAAAATATTTCATGAATATAATTCCTCCTGAAAATATTGTTTTATCAGATAAATATAGACCCATAAAATGGAGTGAAATAATAGGTCAAAAAAAAATTACTTTAACTCTTAAAAATGCAATAAAATATAACAGGTTATCTCAATTTATATTTTTTGTAGGTCCCGATGGAGTAGGAAAAAATACATGCGCTAGAATTTTAGCTAACGAATTAAATTACAATTCAGAAGAAAATAAATCATCAAATATTTTTGAAATAGATGGATTTTTAAATATTTCATTAGATATTTTTCATAAAATAATAAATAAAATACATATTTATCAAAAAAAAAATGAATATAATATTATTATCATAAGAAATATAGATCTTTTTTCTCAAGATTTGTTCAATTTACTTTTGAACTTTATAGAAAAAAAACATCCACATGTATTGTTTATCTTTTGTGGAAGAAAAAAAAGTAATATTCCTATATCTATAAGATTACATTGTCAAATATATGAATTTGAAAGTATTTCCATAAAAGAAATTTTTCTTCATTTAAAAATGATATCTGAAAAAGAAAGTCTAAAAATAGATAACGAATCTTTATTTATTTTATCTCAAAATGTAGAAGGTTCTATTAGCAAAGCTATTTATATTTTTGATAAATTAACAATAATTCATAAAAAAATATCTAAGGATATTATAACAAAAGAATTAGGTATCATAGATATTACATATTATTTTGATATAGTTAATTATCTTTTAAACAGAAAAATACATAAAATATTTATATTATTAGATAAAATATTTCAAGAAAAAATTAATTGTTCTAATTTCATAATTGGATTAATAAAACATTTTAGAAATCTTTTTTTATCTAAAAATTATGAAACACTTCCTCTTATAAAACTCAAAAAAGAAGTAGTTCAATCTTATATAAAACAATCAAAATGTATATCTGATTCGTTAATAATTGGATCTTTAAACATATGTTTTCATCTAAAAGAAAAGTATGAATTTTGTAAAAATTCTAAATTGATGATAGAGATATACTTAATAAAACTAGCTAATTTTTATTATCATATAATAAATACAAATACAAAAAGTTTGAAAAAGATAAAGGAAAATTCAGAGTTTTTATGTTTTGACAAAAAAAATGAAAAAATATCTTTTGTAAAAAAAAATTGGGTAAATTTTTTACATAATTTTTCAGAAAAAATAAATTCTATTTACCTAGATTTTTTAAAAAAAGAAATAGAATTTTATATTGAAAAAAATGAGATATTCTTCATAGTACCTTATGAATTACTAGATAATACTAATTTTTCATTAGTACAATCATATTTTATAAAGTTTTTAAAAAAAGAATTAAATTATCCAAATTTAAAATTTAAAGTAATAAAAAAAGATTCAGAAAAAAACATAATAAAAAAATATGTTTTTCTATCTAAAAAAAATAAGTTTACAGAAAAATTAATAGAAGAATTAAATTTGAAAATATCTTCTTCTTAGATATTCTCAAATAATAAAAAACCTATGTATTTGTAGAAATGGAAGAGATATTTTATCTTTCGTTTTTAATGATTTTAACTTATTTATGATTTATCATTATTCGTCAAACAGTAGAAAAAAAATACTTTTATCTTCTGCTTATTCAGATGAAGACATTGAAAGTGATAGTTTCACTCATTCTTATGGATCTGGAAGTGGAAGTAATACAGGGTCAGGATATTATGGAGGAACTTCAATAAGAAGTAAAACACCTGTATTAGATAGTTTTGGTAGAGATTTAAATGCTATAGCTATAGAAGGAAAACTAGATCCTGTAATAGGAAGAGATAAAGAAGTAGAACGTGTTTCTCAAATATTGAGTAGAAGAAAAAAAAATAATCCTCTTCTCATAGGAGAACCTGGAGTTGGAAAATCTGCTATTGCTGAAGGATTAGCTTTACGTATTGTCCAAAAAAAAGTATCAAGAGTTTTATATAACAAAAGAGTAGTCATTTTGGATCTAGCAAATTTAGTAGCTGGAACTAAATATAGAGGTCAATTTGAAGAAAGAATGAAAGCTATTATAAATGAATCAGAAAAAAATGTAGGACTGATACTTTTTATAGATGAAATTCATACAATGATTGGAGCTGGAGGAACTACAGGATCTTTAGATGCATCTAATATATTTAAACCAGCATTAGCAAGAGGAGATATACAATGTATAGGAGCTACAACCTTAAATGAATATAGACAATACATAGAAAAAGATGGTGCATTAGAAAGAAGATTTCAAAAAATTATAGTACAACCTTCATCTGAAAATGAAACTATTGAAATATTAAAAAATATAAAATTTAAATATGAGAATTACCATAATGTTTTATATACAGAAAAAGCTATAAAAGCATGTGTAAATCTAACTTCACAATATATTGTAGATCGTTTTTTTCCAGATAAGGCTATTGATGCATTAGATGAAGCTGGATCTAGGGTTCATATTAAAAATATAAAAGTTCCACAAGAAATAGTTCTTCTTGAAAAAGAATTAGAAAATATCCGAGAAGAAAAATTAAAAGTAGTAAAAAATCAAAAATACGAAGAAGCAGCTCGTTTACGAGATCAAGAAAAGCGTATAGAAAAAAAATTATTGAAAGCACAAAAAGAATGGGAAAAATTATCAAAAGAAAATAAAGAAATAGTTTCTGAAGAAAATGTAGAAGAAGTTGTGTCTATGATGAGTGGAATTCCAGTAAATCGAATAGCTCAAGCTGAAATGAAAAGATTGAATAAAATGGCCGATTTGTTAAAAGAAAAAATAATAGGTCAAGATGAAGCTATAGATAAAATAGTAAAATCTGTTAAAAGAAACAGAACAGGTTTAAAAGATCCTCATAGTCCTATAGGATCTTTCATTTTTTTAGGACAGACAGGAGTTGGAAAAACATATCTAGCAAAAACTTTTACTAAAGAATTATTCGATTCAGAAGAATTTTTAATACGTATAGATATGAGTGAATATATGGAAAAATTTTCCGTATCTAGATTAATAGGAGCTCCTCCAGGTTATGTTGGATATGAAGAAGGTGGGCAATTAACAGAAATTATACGTCGTAAACCTTATGCTGTTATATTATTAGATGAAATAGAAAAAGCGCACTCTGATGTTTTTAATATATTATTACAAATATTGGATTATGGAAGTGTAACTGATAGTATAGGAAGAAAAATAAATTTTAAAAATACTATTATTATACTTACTTCAAATACAGGAACACAACAATTAAAAGAATTTGGAAGAGGTATAGGATTTAATACAAAAGCTAAAAAATCTTGCAATTATATTAGTGATGTATTAGAACAATCATTAAAAAAAACGTTTTCTCCAGAATTTTTAAATAGAATAGATGATATTATTATTTTTAATTCCCTAAAACCAAAAGATATATCTAAAATAACTAATCTAGAATTAGAAAAAATAACAATTCAAATTAGAAATTTAGGTTATAAATTGATTTTA from Blattabacterium cuenoti encodes:
- the sucC gene encoding ADP-forming succinate--CoA ligase subunit beta; amino-acid sequence: MNLHEYQGREILNSFSIETPEGLLASSPEEAVKHAKIIFEKTRKKSLVIKAQILAGGRGKSGGIKIAKNLDEVYQKSKELLGKYLITSQTSGKGKLVKKVLISEDVYIFEKKSIVEYYFSILLDRNLERNIIIYSKEGGINIEEKSNIIYTEQIDPILGLQLFQTRKIGFNLGLSKDLLSKFNKFLKILYKAYQYYDSLLLEINPLIINKENKIIPVDIKMVLDDNALFRHKKYTNYNENEDINDLEKKAIKYDLNFIKLDGNVGCMVNGAGLAMATMDMIKLCGGKPANFLDIGGSADRERVKNAFSIILNDKSVKTILINIFGGIVRCDTVAKGVVDSYSKRNIKIPIIVRLQGTNEKNAKEILDNSKLPIYYTDSLKEAANKIREILLSL
- a CDS encoding AAA family ATPase, which encodes MNIIPPENIVLSDKYRPIKWSEIIGQKKITLTLKNAIKYNRLSQFIFFVGPDGVGKNTCARILANELNYNSEENKSSNIFEIDGFLNISLDIFHKIINKIHIYQKKNEYNIIIIRNIDLFSQDLFNLLLNFIEKKHPHVLFIFCGRKKSNIPISIRLHCQIYEFESISIKEIFLHLKMISEKESLKIDNESLFILSQNVEGSISKAIYIFDKLTIIHKKISKDIITKELGIIDITYYFDIVNYLLNRKIHKIFILLDKIFQEKINCSNFIIGLIKHFRNLFLSKNYETLPLIKLKKEVVQSYIKQSKCISDSLIIGSLNICFHLKEKYEFCKNSKLMIEIYLIKLANFYYHIINTNTKSLKKIKENSEFLCFDKKNEKISFVKKNWVNFLHNFSEKINSIYLDFLKKEIEFYIEKNEIFFIVPYELLDNTNFSLVQSYFIKFLKKELNYPNLKFKVIKKDSEKNIIKKYVFLSKKNKFTEKLIEELNLKISSS
- a CDS encoding ATP-dependent Clp protease ATP-binding subunit codes for the protein MIYHYSSNSRKKILLSSAYSDEDIESDSFTHSYGSGSGSNTGSGYYGGTSIRSKTPVLDSFGRDLNAIAIEGKLDPVIGRDKEVERVSQILSRRKKNNPLLIGEPGVGKSAIAEGLALRIVQKKVSRVLYNKRVVILDLANLVAGTKYRGQFEERMKAIINESEKNVGLILFIDEIHTMIGAGGTTGSLDASNIFKPALARGDIQCIGATTLNEYRQYIEKDGALERRFQKIIVQPSSENETIEILKNIKFKYENYHNVLYTEKAIKACVNLTSQYIVDRFFPDKAIDALDEAGSRVHIKNIKVPQEIVLLEKELENIREEKLKVVKNQKYEEAARLRDQEKRIEKKLLKAQKEWEKLSKENKEIVSEENVEEVVSMMSGIPVNRIAQAEMKRLNKMADLLKEKIIGQDEAIDKIVKSVKRNRTGLKDPHSPIGSFIFLGQTGVGKTYLAKTFTKELFDSEEFLIRIDMSEYMEKFSVSRLIGAPPGYVGYEEGGQLTEIIRRKPYAVILLDEIEKAHSDVFNILLQILDYGSVTDSIGRKINFKNTIIILTSNTGTQQLKEFGRGIGFNTKAKKSCNYISDVLEQSLKKTFSPEFLNRIDDIIIFNSLKPKDISKITNLELEKITIQIRNLGYKLILLPEVNNFIQEKGFDKSYGARPLKRVIEKFIKNPISECIINEKIKKGDTITLEIDKKENNVKVRI